Proteins encoded by one window of Papio anubis isolate 15944 chromosome 7, Panubis1.0, whole genome shotgun sequence:
- the CIB1 gene encoding calcium and integrin-binding protein 1 isoform X3: protein MGGSGSRLSKELLAEYQDLTFLTKQEILLAHRRFCELLPQEQRSVEQSLLAQVPFEQILSLPELKANPFKERICRVFSTSPTRDSLSFEDFLDLLSVFSDTATPDIKSHYAFRIFGENQEQPGRTPPLPTWALWWPCLGNGVLVEPQSPSQPCLLASCVCSLDFDDDGTLNREDLSRLVNCLTGEGEDTRLSASEMKQLIDNILEESDIDRDGTINLSEFQHVISRSPDFASSFKIVL from the exons ATGGGGGGCTCGGGCAGTCGCCTGTCCAAGGAGCTGCTGGCCGAGTACCAG GACTTGACGTTCCTGACGAAGCAGGAGATCCTCCT AGCCCACAGGCGGTTTTGTGAGCTGCTTCCCCAGGAGCAGCGGAGCGTGGAGCAGTCACTTCTGGCACAAGTGCCCTTCGAGCAGATTCTCAGCCTTCCAGAGCTCAAG GCCAACCCCTTCAAGGAGCGAATCTGCAGGGTCTTCTCCACCTCCCCAACCAGAGACAGCCTTAGCTTTGAGGACTTCCTGGACCTCCTCAGTGTGTTCAGTGACACAGCCACGCCGGACATCAAGTCCCATTATGCCTTCCGCATCTTCGGTGAGAACCAGGAGCAGCCTGGCAGGACACCACCCCTTCCCACATGGGCTTTGTGGTGGCCCTGCTTGGGAAATGGCGTGCTTGTGGAACCTCAGAGCCCCTCCCAACCGTGTCTTTTGGCTTCCTGTGTCTGTTCTCTAGACTTTGATGATGATGGAACCTTGAACAGAGAAGACCTCAGCCGGCTGGTGAACTGCCTCACGGGAGAGGGCGAGGACACACGGCTTAGTGCATCTGAGATGAAGCAGCTCATCGACAAC ATCCTGGAGGAGTCTGACATTGACAGGGATGGAACCATCAACCTCTCTGAGTTCCAGCACGTCATCTCCCGTTCTCCAGACTTTGCCAG CTCCTTTAAGATTGTCCTGTGA
- the CIB1 gene encoding calcium and integrin-binding protein 1 isoform X4 gives MGGSGSRLSKELLAEYQDLTFLTKQEILLAHRRFCELLPQEQRSVEQSLLAQVPFEQILSLPELKANPFKERICRVFSTSPTRDSLSFEDFLDLLSVFSDTATPDIKSHYAFRIFDFDDDGTLNREDLSRLVNCLTGEGEDTRLSASEMKQLIDNILEESDIDRDGTINLSEFQHVISRSPDFASSFKIVL, from the exons ATGGGGGGCTCGGGCAGTCGCCTGTCCAAGGAGCTGCTGGCCGAGTACCAG GACTTGACGTTCCTGACGAAGCAGGAGATCCTCCT AGCCCACAGGCGGTTTTGTGAGCTGCTTCCCCAGGAGCAGCGGAGCGTGGAGCAGTCACTTCTGGCACAAGTGCCCTTCGAGCAGATTCTCAGCCTTCCAGAGCTCAAG GCCAACCCCTTCAAGGAGCGAATCTGCAGGGTCTTCTCCACCTCCCCAACCAGAGACAGCCTTAGCTTTGAGGACTTCCTGGACCTCCTCAGTGTGTTCAGTGACACAGCCACGCCGGACATCAAGTCCCATTATGCCTTCCGCATCTTCG ACTTTGATGATGATGGAACCTTGAACAGAGAAGACCTCAGCCGGCTGGTGAACTGCCTCACGGGAGAGGGCGAGGACACACGGCTTAGTGCATCTGAGATGAAGCAGCTCATCGACAAC ATCCTGGAGGAGTCTGACATTGACAGGGATGGAACCATCAACCTCTCTGAGTTCCAGCACGTCATCTCCCGTTCTCCAGACTTTGCCAG CTCCTTTAAGATTGTCCTGTGA
- the CIB1 gene encoding calcium and integrin-binding protein 1 isoform X2: MGGSGSRLSKELLAEYQDLTFLTKQEILLAHRRFCELLPQEQRSVEQSLLAQVPFEQILSLPELKANPFKERICRVFSTSPTRDSLSFEDFLDLLSVFSDTATPDIKSHYAFRIFDFDDDGTLNREDLSRLVNCLTGEGEDTRLSASEMKQLIDNILEESDIDRDGTINLSEFQHVISRSPDFARYDSGAPAFWVPAGPDLLPLGLGHCYRRWCQGERKPQSTHTGPAKLAVSPRAGAALLVKASPLATAIVIALCLY; the protein is encoded by the exons ATGGGGGGCTCGGGCAGTCGCCTGTCCAAGGAGCTGCTGGCCGAGTACCAG GACTTGACGTTCCTGACGAAGCAGGAGATCCTCCT AGCCCACAGGCGGTTTTGTGAGCTGCTTCCCCAGGAGCAGCGGAGCGTGGAGCAGTCACTTCTGGCACAAGTGCCCTTCGAGCAGATTCTCAGCCTTCCAGAGCTCAAG GCCAACCCCTTCAAGGAGCGAATCTGCAGGGTCTTCTCCACCTCCCCAACCAGAGACAGCCTTAGCTTTGAGGACTTCCTGGACCTCCTCAGTGTGTTCAGTGACACAGCCACGCCGGACATCAAGTCCCATTATGCCTTCCGCATCTTCG ACTTTGATGATGATGGAACCTTGAACAGAGAAGACCTCAGCCGGCTGGTGAACTGCCTCACGGGAGAGGGCGAGGACACACGGCTTAGTGCATCTGAGATGAAGCAGCTCATCGACAAC ATCCTGGAGGAGTCTGACATTGACAGGGATGGAACCATCAACCTCTCTGAGTTCCAGCACGTCATCTCCCGTTCTCCAGACTTTGCCAGGTATGACAGTGGTGCCCCTGCATTCTGGGTACCTGCAGGTCCCGATTTGCTGCCTCTGGGCCTAGGACATTGCTACAGGAGGTGGTGCCAGGGTGAGAGAAAGCCCCAGTCCACACACACAGGGCCGGCTAAGCTGGCAGTCTCTCCCCGGGCAGGGGCAGCCCTCCTTGTCAAGGCCTCTCCCCTTGCCACTGCCATTGTCATTGCTCTGTGTTTGTACTAA
- the CIB1 gene encoding calcium and integrin-binding protein 1 isoform X1, with amino-acid sequence MGGSGSRLSKELLAEYQDLTFLTKQEILLAHRRFCELLPQEQRSVEQSLLAQVPFEQILSLPELKANPFKERICRVFSTSPTRDSLSFEDFLDLLSVFSDTATPDIKSHYAFRIFGENQEQPGRTPPLPTWALWWPCLGNGVLVEPQSPSQPCLLASCVCSLDFDDDGTLNREDLSRLVNCLTGEGEDTRLSASEMKQLIDNILEESDIDRDGTINLSEFQHVISRSPDFARYDSGAPAFWVPAGPDLLPLGLGHCYRRWCQGERKPQSTHTGPAKLAVSPRAGAALLVKASPLATAIVIALCLY; translated from the exons ATGGGGGGCTCGGGCAGTCGCCTGTCCAAGGAGCTGCTGGCCGAGTACCAG GACTTGACGTTCCTGACGAAGCAGGAGATCCTCCT AGCCCACAGGCGGTTTTGTGAGCTGCTTCCCCAGGAGCAGCGGAGCGTGGAGCAGTCACTTCTGGCACAAGTGCCCTTCGAGCAGATTCTCAGCCTTCCAGAGCTCAAG GCCAACCCCTTCAAGGAGCGAATCTGCAGGGTCTTCTCCACCTCCCCAACCAGAGACAGCCTTAGCTTTGAGGACTTCCTGGACCTCCTCAGTGTGTTCAGTGACACAGCCACGCCGGACATCAAGTCCCATTATGCCTTCCGCATCTTCGGTGAGAACCAGGAGCAGCCTGGCAGGACACCACCCCTTCCCACATGGGCTTTGTGGTGGCCCTGCTTGGGAAATGGCGTGCTTGTGGAACCTCAGAGCCCCTCCCAACCGTGTCTTTTGGCTTCCTGTGTCTGTTCTCTAGACTTTGATGATGATGGAACCTTGAACAGAGAAGACCTCAGCCGGCTGGTGAACTGCCTCACGGGAGAGGGCGAGGACACACGGCTTAGTGCATCTGAGATGAAGCAGCTCATCGACAAC ATCCTGGAGGAGTCTGACATTGACAGGGATGGAACCATCAACCTCTCTGAGTTCCAGCACGTCATCTCCCGTTCTCCAGACTTTGCCAGGTATGACAGTGGTGCCCCTGCATTCTGGGTACCTGCAGGTCCCGATTTGCTGCCTCTGGGCCTAGGACATTGCTACAGGAGGTGGTGCCAGGGTGAGAGAAAGCCCCAGTCCACACACACAGGGCCGGCTAAGCTGGCAGTCTCTCCCCGGGCAGGGGCAGCCCTCCTTGTCAAGGCCTCTCCCCTTGCCACTGCCATTGTCATTGCTCTGTGTTTGTACTAA